A genomic region of Kluyveromyces marxianus DMKU3-1042 DNA, complete genome, chromosome 5 contains the following coding sequences:
- the ERV41 gene encoding Erv41p, protein MASLRTFDAFPKTDEQHVKHSSKGGLSSVLTYLFLLFIAWSEFGSYFGGYVDQQYIVDDQVRETVPINLDLYVNMPCKHIQIHARDITGDRRFVSEDVEMEGMPFYIPIGTRLNEMNEIVTPELDEILGEAIPAQFRESFPSSGDGQDNFNGCHIFGSIPVNKVKGELHITAQGWGYRSQARVPEDQLNFAHVINELSFGDFYPYIDNPLDNTGKFSENNVKAFYYFTAVVPTLYRKMGAEVDTYQYSLSEAEYGPKSKATSIPGIFVRYQFEPMKIVVTDNRIGFFSFILRLVDILALIIYSMSWLFRFADRLIILVLGPKWSLRYSRDQTPSHGLLED, encoded by the exons ATGGCTAGTCTAAGAACTTTTGACGCTTTCC CTAAAACGGACGAACAGCATGTCAAACATTCATCCAAAGGTGGTCTAAGCTCGGTACTGACTtatcttttccttttgttcATCGCATGGTCTGAATTTGGTAGTTATTTCGGTGGCTATGTTGACCAACAATATATAGTGGATGATCAAGTGAGGGAAACTGTACCTATAAACTTGGATCTCTATGTGAATATGCCATGTAAGCATATTCAGATTCATGCAAGAGATATTACTGGTGATCGTAGGTTTGTTTCAGAGGACGTTGAAATGGAAGGCATGCCATTTTACATTCCTATTGGAACTAGACTAAACGAAATGAATGAGATCGTCACGCCAGAACTAGATGAAATTCTAGGAGAGGCAATTCCAGCACAATTTAGAGAATCATTTCCCTCATCTGGCGATGGTCAAGATAACTTTAATGGATGCCATATATTTGGTTCAATACCTGTTAACAAAGTGAAAGGTGAATTGCACATCACGGCACAAGGTTGGGGTTACCGTTCTCAAGCACGCGTACCTGAAGATCAGCTTAACTTCGCCCATGTCATCAACGAATTATCCTTCGGAGATTTCTACCCTTATATTGACAACCCATTGGATAATACAGGAAAGTTTTCAGAGAATAATGTTAAGGCTTTTTACTACTTCACTGCTGTGGTTCCAACACTGTATAGAAAAATGGGTGCCGAAGTAGATACCTACCAGTACTCATTGAGCGAGGCAGAATATGGACCAAAAAGTAAGGCAACAAGTATACCAGGTATTTTTGTAAGATACCAATTTGAGCCAATGAAGATTGTCGTGACCGATAATCGTATTGgatttttttcctttatcCTCAGACTCGTAGACATTTTAGCTTTGATAATTTACTCAATGTCTTGGTTATTCAGATTTGCCGATAGACTGATAATCCTTGTTTTAGGACCTAAATGGTCCCTTCGCTATTCGAGAGACCAAACGCCTTCTCATGGTCTTTTGGAAGATTGA
- the SMA2 gene encoding Sma2p produces MKFKYLSFIILTFFSLLIWFSHLSNFTCTSSANLPICMPQYIFHFKDDTPTSRVLFGTVKEFFSLLSFFTLDFNWDIDLNDLHEKYNQSDLINVFHPSNVYYVNAFGYCKEQTHDAKLDRYCMDNTNGLNIISVLVRDLGFQFGVLSENNVKITSDSFWIIYQTLVSSFNKFLEDDKRGNTLLKMITPNDPEEMEQLKTKLWIVNIYDTVNIILKWTVVTNCILASLCLMLLLFWIYMKIEHKKNQSPIKQLNWNVNSICIATRWISVSNVIITFLYILHILMLAFMINCFRYKRLQIIHASLGSGAWFHISRFFVELIFAILCFKWMRSEAAVTAETPTGSDPGSGSGSGSTPIDNDQEKETDDNYSVLNPASGVTAVDGYLSTV; encoded by the coding sequence ATGAAGTTCAAATACCTTTCATTCATCATATTGACATTTTTTTCGCTCTTAATATGGTTCTCCCACTTATCGAACTTCACCTGTACATCATCAGCTAATCTTCCGATATGTATGCCACAATACATTTTCCATTTCAAAGACGATACGCCCACCTCAAGAGTATTATTTGGCACAGTTAAAGAATTCTTTTCACTCTTGTCGTTTTTTACATTAGACTTCAACTGGGACATAGACTTAAATGATTTACATGAAAAGTATAACCAGTCAGACCTAATCAATGTTTTCCATCCATCAAATGTGTATTATGTTAATGCGTTCGGTTATTGTAAGGAGCAAACTCACGATGCAAAGCTCGATCGTTACTGCATGGACAACACTAATGGTTTGAACATAATATCTGTTTTGGTTAGAGATTTGGGGTTTCAATTTGGTGTACTCTCTGAAAATAATGTCAAGATCACCAGTGACTCTTTTTGGATTATTTACCAGACGTTAGTCTCTTCATTCAACAAATTTTTGGAAGACGACAAACGCGGGAACACATtgttgaaaatgataaCACCCAATGACCCGGAAGAGATGGAACAATTGAAGACGAAACTATGGATCGTAAACATATATGATACAGTAAATATCATTCTAAAATGGACAGTTGTTACAAATTGCATTCTAGCATCGTTGTGTTTGATGCTTTTACTATTTTGGATATATATGAAGATTGAACATAAAAAGAACCAAAGCCCCATAAAACAATTGAACTGGAATGTCAACTCTATATGCATTGCGACACGCTGGATTAGCGTTTCTAATGTGATAATAACCTTCTTGTACATTCTTCACATTTTGATGTTGGCATTCATGATTAACTGTTTCCGCTATAAAAGACTACAGATCATACATGCATCACTTGGAAGCGGCGCATGGTTTCACATTTCAAGGttctttgttgaattaATATTCGCGATTTTATGCTTCAAGTGGATGAGGTCTGAGGCTGCAGTAACAGCAGAGACACCCACTGGTTCGGACCCGGGTTCAGGTTCAGGTTCAGGTTCTACACCAATAGACAATgatcaagaaaaggaaaccGACGATAACTACAGCGTACTAAATCCAGCTAGTGGTGTAACTGCAGTAGATGGGTATCTATCCACTGTATAA